Below is a genomic region from Spirosoma radiotolerans.
TGAAGGCCAATGGCGTATCAATTGGCAGCGTCAGTGGAGGAGGTCGGTACGATAACCTGACGGGTGCCTTTGGCATGCCGGGCCTGTCGGGGGTTGGGATCTCGTTTGGGGTAGATCGTATTTACGATGTGATGGAGGAATTGAACCTGTTTCCGGTTAGTGCTGGCCAGGGGACGAAAGTACTTATTGTTCCGTTCGATGCCGAAGCGCGTTTAGTTGCTTTGCCCTTGCTGCGTCAACTTCGAACGGCTAATCTAGCCGCTGAAATGTATCCTGACTTGGCAAAAGTGAAGAAGATGCTCGATTATGCCAATGCCAAAGCCATTCCGTATGTGGTATTGATCGGCTCAGAAGAGGTGCAAACGGGTCTGGTATCCATTAAGAATATGATTACCGGCGAGCAACAGAAAGCGACATTGGAAGAGTTGTTGCAACGGCTAAGCTGAGCCGTATCTTCGAACCATCAGGTGGTCTGTGTCCGCACAGACCGGGGAAGCGGCTGAGCTGTTTCCTGCTGATGTACATACGAAGTGATCAGGTTGGTTGTATCCGTGGGCCGTGTCCTCGCGGCCCACTTACCTCTCCGGATGATAAAGCCGTTGCTGACTGCACCGGCGGACCGGACCGACAAGGCTGTGTCCTCACGGCCCTCGGAGTTTATTGGAACGTTTGCACAAACCGTTCTAACGCATCAAATCCATTTGGTCGTTTCAGTTGATTGATCGCGGCAACCTGGGCAATGCGTAGGGCTTGCTGGAAATGTGTTTGCAGGTAGGTACCGGTTAACAGCTGAATGGGTAATGGAAAATGTTTTAACAGTTCGACCGGTGCCAGGAGGGGTCTGATCGGTTCGCTCCTTTTGCGTGAGTTTTGCGGGTAAAGCAGCGTGATGCTCCGTAGGGGAACCGGGTTTCTGGGGAAGGTAGCTAGCGGCTGATTAACGAGGTATTTCGTTGCGCCTTCGAAAGAGGGTTCGAGCACTGATTCGTCGAAAGCCAGGCCATCGACCGTATTCTTCCAGATCTTATACTGGCCGAAAGCAGGCACAACAAACGGGTTGTTGTCAATGAGTTGAATCGCGACCAGGTCATCGGTCAGCACCGTGTGCCCTGCTTTTCCAAAGGCCGCTGCGGTGGTCGATTTGCCCGCACCGGGGATGCCTAAATAAACGGCTGCGTCATGGCCAACCTGAACGGCGCTTCCGTGCAGCAGGAAAAGGCCGCGCTGGTACAACACTAAGCCGATGACCTCACTAAGCAGAAAGAGTCGTAGCGTTCCTGCGTCGGCCCCTTCGTTCTGGTACGTGATGGTATTGCCTGCCGCAATCTTGAAGCGGCCAATGCCCGCCCAGTTCAGGAGAATACCCGACGAGGTAAGGCCTAACCGGGCGCGTACCCCACGGCGCTGGATGCGGGTGGGGCGATTGGCGCGTTGGTGGAGGGGTGCCTCCTGAATAAAAACATCCGTTTCGGCGGTCGATTCCTGTAAAACTCCGGTGAAATCCAAGCACGTTTCAAGAGTTAAGCCAAAGGCCAGGTACTTTCCCATCGGTAGGTAATCGCAAGGGTAATTACCTCAAAAGTAGAAAAAATAAGGGCCGCTCCCGCCGACTGATCGCCCTTAGCGTTGATTTATCTTTTTCCTGGACATCGGTTCCTGACTAGTCTTCTTATCCTTTGAGCCCGTTTTTGCCTGGTTTTTTACGGAATTGCCTGATCCATCCGGCGACTTTGTACGGTTGCTGGCACCGGTTGGCGGTACATACATATACGCCCGGGAAGCTCCTTCATCGGCAATGGTCATGCTGGATGCACTGGAAGCGGCCGGCCGTTTGCCTTCCGTCAGGTAACCAGAGCCTGTTGAGGCCGTTGACCCGCCACTGCGGCCACCGGTAGTCGATTGGGCCTGGCCCGACAGCGCGAGGCCCAGTGCCAGAAAGAGTGTCGTTGTTGAGATGATCGTTTTCATAAGCTGACTGTTAACGTTTGTTGAGTCGATGAAGTCAAAAATGCCCCTGTTATGCGTTTCGGTCATGACAGGGGCATCCGTCTGTTGTTTACGAATTAATCAATTTTTTTGTCAATGGCGTTGATGCTTTCCATATGCTTTTGCAGCGTAGGCAGGGTTTTTGCCGCAAAGCTTTTCACCGCTGGGTTTGCTTTCTCGTCTTCGGCCGTCTTCTTAAACAAGTCGATATCTTCTTTGTGATCATCGACCATCATGCTTACATATTTCTTATCGAACTCAGCGCCCGATAATTTGGCCATCTCGTTCACGTGCTTTTGCTCGTCTTCACCGAGCGTAGTGGGCAGGGTAATGTTTTGCGTAGCGGCTATGGTTTTGAGTTCTTCATTGGCTTTTGAGTGATCTTTCACCATCATCGCCCCAAATTCTTTTACATCCTTACTCTGGGCTTTTTCCTCCGCCAGTCGACCCAGTTCTACTTCCAGCATGCCTCCATTGGCGGCTTTCACCGCAAACTCATTGGTGTCTTCCGTCTGACCAGTGCCGGCATCTTCTTTCGCGTCATTGGCATTCTCTGCGTGTTCAACGCTGTCATCACTTTCTTTCTTCTTGTCGCTGCAAGCCTGAAAACTCAGGGTGCTGATGGCGAGTAGCAGGAGCAAACTTACTTTTTTCATAACGTGATTGATGTTTAGTGAACCATTAGTAAGAACCATTTTTGACCCATTAGGTTTTGAGCGAATCGAAGAGCTGGAATTTCTGGACAAAATTCTGTGTTTGTTAGACAAATTTCCTATGTTTGTTCCATGATTTTATCCGATCGCATATCACTCGTTTTTCTGGCGCTCAAAGGCGTTCCGGCCACCCGTTTCTTCGAGATCGCCGATCTAACCGGCTATAAACGGGAGCACCTGGCTGAGGTGTTCGATACATCGCTCAAGACATTTCAGCGGTACGAGCGCGAGAAAAAAAGCCTTAATCCCCAGGACAGTGAAAAGGTGCTCAAAATCATGGCGCTTTTCCAGACGGGTGAATCCGTGTTTGGTACGGCGGATTCGTTTCGGCGCTGGATGGATAAACCCGCCTATGGGCTGGGGAATCAGATTCCTTTCGACCTGCTGCATACCTCAGGCGGTATCGACTTGGTGATGGATGAACTCACCCGAATTGAATACGGAGACCTGGCTTAATGCTCGTTTATCGAATCACGAAAGCAATGTATGCCGACCGGCTGGTTGCGTCTGGTGGGGCGGCCCGCTGGAATAGCCGGGGGCAATTTGTCATTTATACCGCTGCCACCCGGGCACTCGCCTGCCTGGAGAACGTTGTTCATCGGGGAAGTGAAGGGTTGTCGAGCACGTTTCGGGTGATGGTTATCGACATACCGGATACCTTGCGAATCGAACCAATAGACCCTCAAACACTGCCCGTAGACTGGGTTGATTATCAGCAATATAAGATCTGTCAGCCGATAGGAGGGGAGTGGCTGAGCAGTTACCGTTCTGCTGTATTGCGGGTACCGTCAGCCATTATTCCGAATGAATGGAATTATCTCTTAAATCCTGCCCATCCTGATTTCTCCAGCATTCGTTTGGTGCAGACAGAGCCCTTTATTTTTGATCCCAGGATTAAAGAGTAGGTTGGTTTATGGGTATCCGTGTACGCAAAACCGGCTCCTGAGTGCGCTCCGGAATAGCCTAACCGGCAACGCGTCAGGGGTCTGTGTTTTAGTTGAAATAGAATTGTATTTCATTTAGATGATGCTGGCGACAGAATACGCCATTTCTTTCCAACAAAAGAGACGTTTCTGTGGCTCCGTTAAGCCCAATAGGCGCGATTTTAAGGGATTATTTCTCTTTTCTCCTGAAAATTTTGTATATTTGTCTATAGAGCGGTTTACGCGCAGTGTGTAAGCCAGAATAGTAATTTTCTGCGAAACTCATTTGTCACATGGCGGACGAAACTCCCGACCTCGAAACTCCCAGTAATATCATTCCCATTAACATTGAAGACGAAATGCGGGGTGCGTACATTGATTACTCGATGTCCGTTATCATCTCGCGTGCGTTGCCCGATGTTCGTGACGGGCTGAAGCCTGTTCACCGCCGGGTCTTGTTCGGTATGGCAGAATTGGGGGTGAACTATAATAAGCCTCACAAAAAATCGGCCCGTATCGTTGGTGAGGTACTGGGTAAATATCACCCGCATGGCGATTCATCGGTCTATGATACCATGGTTCGTATGGCGCAGGATTGGTCGCTGCGGTATCCACTCGTGGATGGACAGGGTAATTTTGGTTCGATCGACGGCGACTCTCCGGCAGCTATGCGCTATACCGAAGCCCGTCTGAAACGCATCGCCGACGAACTACTGACTGATATTTATAAAGAGACGGTTGATTTTCAGGGGAACTTCGATGATTCTCTGCTGGAACCGACTGTCATGCCCGCCAAACTACCGAACTTACTGTTAAACGGTTCGTCGGGTATCGCCGTTGGGATGGCCACGAATATGGCTCCGCATAACCTCACGGAAGTAGTCGATGGTATTCTGGCCTATCTGGAAAACTATGACATTACAGTTGAGGAACTGATGCAGTTTGTCAAGGCGCCGGACTTTCCGACGGGAGCGACGATCTACGGAATGGAAGGGGTTAAGTCAGCTTTCCTGACGGGTCGTGGGCGCGTTGTTATGCGGGCCCATGCGACGATTGAAGAAAATCGGGGCAAGACTCAGATTATCGTCACGGATGTACCCTACATGGTCAACAAGGCCGTCATGCTTGAAAAGACGGCGGAACTCATCAACGACAAGAAGATCGAAGGCATCACCGCTTTCCGGGATGAATCGGACCGCGACGGTCTACGGGTCGTTTACGACCTGCGGAAAGATGCCATCCCAAACGTTGTCCTAAATAACCTCTACAAGCACACCGCGTTACAGTCGTCGTTCAGCATCAACAACGTTGCCCTGGTCAAAGGGCGCCCGATGATGCTGAATCTGAAAGACATGATGAAGTATTACGTCGAGCATCGGTTCGAGGTTATTACCCGTCGTACGCAGTATGAATTGCGCGAGGCTGAAAAACGGGCGCATATCCTGGAGGGTCTGTTAATTGCGCTGGATAACATCGACGCCGTTATTGATCTGATCCGTTCCTCACGCGATCCGGAAATAGCCCGAACCGGCCTCATGGCGCGGTTTAGTCTGAGCGATCTGCAGGCGAAAGCCATCCTGGAAATGCGCTTACAGCGTCTGACGGGTCTGGAGCGGGACAAACTGCAGGCTGAGTACGACGAGCTTATGAAAGAAATCGCTGACCTGAAAGAAATCCTGGCCAGTGAAGAGCGCAAACGGCAAGTAATCCGGGAAGAACTTACCGACATTCGCGCCCGCTACGGCGACGAACGGCGGACGGAGATCAACGCCCTTGGGGACGGAAACATCAGTGACCTGTCGCTGATTGCCGATGAGGACATGGTGATTACCATTTCGCACGAAGGGTATATCAAGCGGACACCGACCACCGAATACCGGTCACAGGGTCGGGGAGGAGTAGGCGCTAAGGCAGCTGCTTCGAAAGAAGAGGACTTCACGGAGCACCTGTTCACGGCAACTATGCACAACACGCTGCTGGCGTTTACCCAAAAAGGACGCTTGTACTGGTTGCCTGTTTATGAACTTCCCGAAGGTTCCCGGCTGTCGAAAGGTCGGCCACTCGCTAATTTTATTAATATCGAGTCGGACGATAAAGTCCGGGCGGTCATTAACGTGACAGACCTGAAGAATGAGGACTATATCAACAATAATTACATTGTGATGTGTACCCGCAACGGGACCATCAAGAAAACCATGCTGGAGGCTTACTCCCGTCCCCGTCAGAACGGCATCATTGCGATCACGATCGATGAGGATGATCAGTTGCTCGGGGTGTGTATGACCAATGGCGATAATGACATTGTCATCGCGTCCAGTGCGGGCAAAGCTGTACGCTTCCATGAAAGTCGGGTTCGGCCAATGGGACGGACAGCCGCAGGTGTACGGGGTATTTCCCTGGATGAAGAAGATGCCACCGATCATGTGGTTGGCATGGTGTGTATCTCGTCGGCTGATGCACAATTGCTGGTTGTATCGCAGAATGGGTATGGAAAACGTTCCGATATCGAGGAGTACCGGATTACCAATCGGGGGGCCAAAGGGGTGGGTACGCTCAAAGTAACCGAGAAAGTAGGGCGCCTGGTTGCCGTGCTGGATGTGGCGGATACGGATGACCTGATGATCATCAACAAGTCGGGTATCGCCATCCGGACTCCAGTGGAGGCTATCAGCGTTATTGGCCGGAATACCCAGGGGGTTCGACTCATCAAGTTAAATGAAGGGGATGAAATATCGTCGGTAACCAAAATCAAACGGGAAGAAGGAGAGGAGCTGATCGCTGCTGAGCCGGAGCCCGCTGTTGTCGACTAGTCAGTCTATAACATAATTTGAGCCGCCTGGGCTGATCAACCAATCAGTCAGGCGGCTCAAACATTTTAAGGCGGGTCATGCTTATACAGTCAGATTCCGTAATTTCGTTTCTTAATAAGAAAACACAACCCCAGTTTACACATGAAACAAGTTTTTGTAATTCTCGCTGCATGTCTCCTGACCACAGGAGTATATGCCCAGGCACAGCAAGGTAATACGGCGGCAGATCTTGCCATGGAAACCTCAAAGAAGGAAAAGGAGAAAAGCGATAAGGACATTACCGATGCCAAAGCGTCCGCTAAAGCCAGTACGTGGATGGATCGGGCCAAGATTTATGAAAATATTGCTTCCAGTGGATTTATGAAAATAGATTCTTCGGCAGCAACGGTTGCGTATGATTCCTTCAAGAAGGTAATTGAATTGGATAAGGACAAAAAGGGTGGTCCGGGTAAATTGGCAAAAGAAGCCGAAGAGGCTTTGAAAGCGCCCGTGATGGCAACGGCTTTTATGCAGCAGGGGGTGGCTAAGTTTCAGTCCAAGAACTACGCTGATGCCATGAAAGCCATGTCGATAGCAGGGGATATTAACCCAAAGGACACCTTAGCGCCATTGTACACGGCTATCGCGGCTCAACAAATCAAAGATAACGCCACGGCGAAGACCCAACTGGAGAAATACATCGCTGGCGGGGGAAAAGATGCGGCTATTTACGGTTCGTTGGCGATGTTGTATCGCGGAGATAACGAGATTGACAAAGCCCTGGCTGCGTTGGACAAAGGCATCGCCCTGGCCCCAACCAACAAGGATCTGGCTAACGAGAAGATCAATATCATGCTCTCGTCGAACCGGATGGATGAAGCCATCACGGGCATGAAAGCGATGGTTGAGAAAGATCCTAACAACGTGCAGAACCTGGTCAACCTATCGATTGTCTACAATAATATTGCTCACAAATCGGATGAGGAAATGCGGAAGCTGGAGGGAGACTCCAAGAAAGGAGGCAATACCGCCAAGCAATTAGCAGATGGTAAAAGCATCATTGATGCGTACAACAGCGAGATCGCCCGATTGACGGCCAGCATCAAAAAGACGCCAAAGCCTGAGTTGAAACGGCAGTTGGCAGATGTTCAGAAACGACTGGCGGAACAAAAAGTGGAAGTTGCCAAATTGGAAGCCGATGCTAAAGCTGCCGCAGCTGGTGCTGCCGGTGCAACAGATAGTGCAAAACGGTTAGCTGAACTCAAACAGGTGCAAAAAGAAAACCTGACCCAAGAGAAGACATACCTGGATAAAGCACTGGCTATTGACCCCAATAACTACGATGCCAATTTCAATACGGCTGTTTTCATTTTTAATGAAGCGGTAGAAATGAAGCGTGGTGTCGATCGGATGGACATGGCCGAGTATAGCAAGAATGGTAAAGAACTGGATGGTAAGGTTTGTGGTAAATTCAAGCAGTCACTACCATATTTTACTAAGGCAAAGTCGATTAAAGATGAGGCTGATGTAAATGAAAACCTGACGAATCTGCAGAATATCCTGAAGCAGTACGAGGAGAAAAAAATCGAGTGTATCGAAAGCAAATAAGGTAATAGGGTTGGTGCTGCAAGGTGCCGACCCTATTTAATAATTACTTTACTTAACATAATATAAATTATATAACAAAATTGACTGGGTAATCCACAGACTTATTCACAACTTATCCACGTGGAACACTAAAGCATTGCTTTACAAGGAGTTAGGTAGTTTTGGGCCTGAAATAGGGCTCTAAACGCTCAAAATCGATGTTTTTAGGTAGAGATGATGCGGTATCGATGCGAATAAATATAGCCTGTGAAGGTTTCAATTCTGGTAAACATACTAATAGAGAATAAAAACAGACTTCACCTTTTACTAGACGTACCAACGTATAGCCTGTCTATTATATAAACTAAAACCACAAACTCAACTGGTTGCTTTATCGGAAGCAGCGTTGAGTAGCTGGGCTGACCGAAATAAGCCAATCAACGTATCTGGTTTTATAAAATGATCCATTCTACCATACTTAAGCTATAGTCCGACACGAATGGGCCTGAACCATTCGGTTGATGAAACGGCAGTGAAGTTACGGCCACCAGTTTTGTAACGGCCTTCAGCGCATACGATACCAAAGCGTTTAGGCTATAGAGGCCGACTTCACAAATTGGCTGGTCAGTTTGCATACAGACGAGCCGATATTAAGACGTTTGATACCAAAGCGTTTAGGCTATAGAGGCCGACTTCACAAATTGGCTGGTCAGTTTGCATACAGACGAGCCGATATTAAGACGTTTTATACATCAGTGCTTACAGTAATCTGTAAAATTGGCTGGTTAGATGGCAGCCAGAAAAATGGGAATACCTCCTATTGTTAAGAAATAAAAATGCCCTTTGGAAAGCTTTGTATTGCCGATCTCTGTGTTGCTATAACTACAAACTATCAGGGGAACGTAGGAAGTCAATACCACTACACTAGCACCTCAGGTAGGTTGATCCAACACCAGTCCCATTCCCAAACGATCTTTACCTGGGGAGTTAGTTACCCATTGGGCAAAAGAACCTTTCCTAATGAGAGGGCATGTACTCTTTAAAGGAGCCGTCTGTATAAAAGATCAGAATGCGCTCTACCTTTTTATCAGCACTAACGACAGGACTAATCGCCGATTCAACTTGACCAGCCAGTGTATCAACGGGCGCCTGGCTCTGAATATGGACCGGGGGTATCTCATTCCGCTGGCTTCGGATGCCGGGCGACGGGTTTGCATAGGAAACAGAGGAGGCTGGTTGTACCGGGCTAAAGCGCTCGGTACGTTCGACCACAGGACGTGACTGATTACGGTTGCCGTAGCCTGACGAAACAGATTGATTTACCTGTTGACTTTCTTCTTCCATGATCCACTCGTAACCAAGCTCCGGAAATCGACGTATAATCTTTTGAATGATATCGAAACTTGGGCGATTGCGTCCCGATAAAATATGCGATATACTGGATCGTTGAACTCCGATTTCATCCGCGAAATATGATGGAGTTAAATTTTTGTCCAATAAGATCTGTTTAATTTTGTCATTTATGTTCATCATACAATTGATAACAGTAGCAGGTGAATTAGTACAAATATAAATTTAATACTGATTGTTTCTTGTAATTTACAAAATAAAATAGCCACATCAGATGATGTGGCTATGTAAACTTCACAAATGTATTTAATTGTGTATAATTACAAATGTGTATTGGGTGTTATCTGTTAAACCGATACACTGTTTTCCCGAAGTGCATCATTGAGTGATGTTTTCAGATCAGTGGATTCTTTTCGTTGCCCGATTATTATTGCGCAAGGTACATGAAATTCTCCCGCGGGAAATTGTTTAGCATAGCTTCCGGGAATCACTACTGAATTAGCAGGAACAAATCCTTTATACTCCACCGGTTTAGCACCCGTTACGTCAATAATTTTTGATGAGCCTGTGATAGTAACACCGGCTCCTAATACGGCTCGCTTTCCAATGTGGGCTCCTTCAACAACAATGCAGCGCGAGCCAATAAAGGCACCATCCTCGACAATGACGGGTGCAGCCTGGGGTGGCTCAAGGACACCACCTATTCCGACGCCCCCACTCAGATGGACATCTTTGCCAATCTGAGCACAACTCCCAACCGTTGCCCAAGTGTCAACCATTGTTCGCTCATCTACATAGGCGCCGATGTTGACATACGACGGCATCAGAATTACCCCCGGTGCTTGGTAAGAACCAAACCGGGCTACAGCTGGTGGGACCGCTCTAACTTTAGCTTCTGCAAAATTAGTTTTCAGTGGGATCTTGTCGTTGAACGTAAAAATGCCTACTTCTTCGGTCTTCATTTGTTGACTAACGAAGTAAAGAAGAATCGCTTTTTTTACCCACTCATGTACAGTCCAGTTGTCGGATCCGGTTATGGGTGGAGAGGCTACTCGGAGTTCTCCCCTATCTAATTGATTTATTACGTCTTTAATTAGTTGGATGGATTCTGGTTCTGAAAGCAGTTCCCGGTTAGTCCAAATTTCGTCAATTCTTTCGTTCATTTACTTAAAGTAATAGTTTATACTTAGGTATATAACTAATTGAATATTAGGGAAGTAATTTTTACGACCAAATATTATATTGTTATATAACGATATTATAAACGGGTGGCATTTCCGTTTTTTCAAAGGTAATACGAAGACATGTATAGTTGAAATATAACAGCTCAAATAATTTGAAACTCCACAAGGGCCAAGGGCATGGCTTTGGATCTTACCACCAGCCGAACGGTTTTATCGACGCATCAGGTTTAGGTTGTTAGGCCTGCTCCTTTTTAATCGCTTATCCCTAGCATGAAATGAGCCATGCTGTTTCTGATCGGTAAGGTTCTGGCCAGATACCAAACACTCGGTAGACGAACCTTGCTCCTCTGTTGTTGTAAACTGGTCACTCAAAATTTTAGTAGTATTGATTAATTCAGTAAAATGGTTCTACTATTTATGAGCAAAAGAAAAATGGGTAATTCTATATGGATAAAGCAAAAACTGAGCCGATGTAAAAAGGATGGAGCTACGTACTGTTAGTAATACGTAGCTCAACGCTATATTCATCTAAATGATCACTCAATTGAGTGATTAGGCTAGTTTCTTGTTCTAAGAGATGTCTAAGATCTTATAAACTATGTAGACCCTATAAGATGCTAAAGGTTAGGTGAGAGGTTATTCCACAACTACGTGGTCAAACCTATATATTAGTCGATTGTAGGAATCCGAATATGACTAATTTATAATAGGCATCTATTAAAGTTATTTGAATGACTGGCTTTAACTAGCTAGTGCTTATTAGTAGTGATCCTGGTGTATTACTATTGATAAATAGAAATAGACAATATATTAATCCGTTGCTCAAGACAGATAATACCAGAAAAATTTAGCTTTTCTTATGATTTATAAAGGGAGTAGTACCTCTCTCCTATTTTTAGTAAAACAATGGTCATAGTTTAGCAAAATCAAACAATATACACACTTTTTTAGTATAAATTTTAGTATATACTAATTTAATTAGCAATAATTGCTAAAATTCCTAATTATTTTTAGCAAAACACTAGTTAAATACTAAATATAAGACTTAAATATGCTAAATACTAATTCCCCTCCCCTATTTGCTAAATATTGTAGCTAATTAGATATATCTGCAAAAGGCTTTTTTATCTGTTATATTTGACACCGAAAACAAACCAATTTTCTCTGTACATGGAAAAAATACGCGTTGCAATTAACGGCTTTGGCCGTATTGGGCGGTTATCGTTCAGAAGACTACTTGAAAAAGAAAACATTGAAGTTGTTGCCATCAATGACCTAACAGATAATGCGACGCTGGCGCATTTATTAAAGTACGATTCCGTTCATGGTAAATTCACAGGCACGGTAACGTCAGACGGCGAAAGCTTAACCGTAAATGGTATACACATTAACGCATATGCGGAACGTGACCCAAAACAATTACCCTGGAGTGACTTAAAAGTAGATGTCGTTCTGGAGTCAACCGGGCGTTTCGTCGATGAGGCTGGTGCTGGTATGCACTTACAAGCGGGTGCTAAAAAAGTAGTTATCTCGGCTCCTGCTAAAGGAAATATTCCTACGGTCGTTTTAGGCGTAAATGATGATACGCTGACAGGTTCGGAAACCATTATTTCAAATGCTTCGTGCACCACAAACTGCCTTGCCCCAATGGCAAAGGTGCTAGATGACGTTTTCGGTATTGAGAAAGGATACATGACAACCATCCACGCCTACACCGCTGATCAAAACTTACAGGATGCTCCTCACTCGGATTTGCGCCGGGCACGGGCAGCCGCTTTATCCATTGTACCAACCTCAACCGGTGCAGCTAAAGCAGTAGGGCTTGTGTTACCCCAATTGAAGGGCAAACTGGATGGGAATGCCATGCGCGTACCAACGCCAGACGGATCACTGACGGATTTGACGGTAGTCCTGAAGCGGGAAGCGTCCATCCAGGAAATTAACGATGCCATCAAACAGGCGTCTGAAACAACATTGAAAGGGATTCTGGAGTACAATACCGACGAAATTGTCTCGATTGATATCGTGGGTAACCCGCATTCCTGCATTTTCGACTCAAAATTGACAGCGGCTAATGGAACGTTGGTAAAAGTAGTTGGCTGGTATGATAATGAATTCGGTTATTCAAGCCGGGTTGCTGACTTAATGGCTAAGCTGTTTTAATAATGTAATTTGTGAAATAGCCATCACCATAACTTGTAAATTCACACTGTTAACAAATGGTGATTGATCAAGTTAAATTACATAAGTAAATAAACGAATGGGTGTGATTATGTTAAATCACACCCATTTTACATTGTAAATAGTTAATTGTAAATCCTTTGTCGAAGAAGATCTGTTCGTACTTCGTCTTAATTCCCAAATGTATATCGTTCAATGGGGAGCTATACAAGTCAGTTGTATATTGTAAATTAGTGACCTGCGCCTGTTTAACCTGCTCAAGACTG
It encodes:
- a CDS encoding tetratricopeptide repeat protein is translated as MKQVFVILAACLLTTGVYAQAQQGNTAADLAMETSKKEKEKSDKDITDAKASAKASTWMDRAKIYENIASSGFMKIDSSAATVAYDSFKKVIELDKDKKGGPGKLAKEAEEALKAPVMATAFMQQGVAKFQSKNYADAMKAMSIAGDINPKDTLAPLYTAIAAQQIKDNATAKTQLEKYIAGGGKDAAIYGSLAMLYRGDNEIDKALAALDKGIALAPTNKDLANEKINIMLSSNRMDEAITGMKAMVEKDPNNVQNLVNLSIVYNNIAHKSDEEMRKLEGDSKKGGNTAKQLADGKSIIDAYNSEIARLTASIKKTPKPELKRQLADVQKRLAEQKVEVAKLEADAKAAAAGAAGATDSAKRLAELKQVQKENLTQEKTYLDKALAIDPNNYDANFNTAVFIFNEAVEMKRGVDRMDMAEYSKNGKELDGKVCGKFKQSLPYFTKAKSIKDEADVNENLTNLQNILKQYEEKKIECIESK
- a CDS encoding 2,3,4,5-tetrahydropyridine-2,6-dicarboxylate N-succinyltransferase — its product is MNERIDEIWTNRELLSEPESIQLIKDVINQLDRGELRVASPPITGSDNWTVHEWVKKAILLYFVSQQMKTEEVGIFTFNDKIPLKTNFAEAKVRAVPPAVARFGSYQAPGVILMPSYVNIGAYVDERTMVDTWATVGSCAQIGKDVHLSGGVGIGGVLEPPQAAPVIVEDGAFIGSRCIVVEGAHIGKRAVLGAGVTITGSSKIIDVTGAKPVEYKGFVPANSVVIPGSYAKQFPAGEFHVPCAIIIGQRKESTDLKTSLNDALRENSVSV
- a CDS encoding DUF4142 domain-containing protein, with protein sequence MKKVSLLLLLAISTLSFQACSDKKKESDDSVEHAENANDAKEDAGTGQTEDTNEFAVKAANGGMLEVELGRLAEEKAQSKDVKEFGAMMVKDHSKANEELKTIAATQNITLPTTLGEDEQKHVNEMAKLSGAEFDKKYVSMMVDDHKEDIDLFKKTAEDEKANPAVKSFAAKTLPTLQKHMESINAIDKKID
- a CDS encoding RES family NAD+ phosphorylase codes for the protein MLVYRITKAMYADRLVASGGAARWNSRGQFVIYTAATRALACLENVVHRGSEGLSSTFRVMVIDIPDTLRIEPIDPQTLPVDWVDYQQYKICQPIGGEWLSSYRSAVLRVPSAIIPNEWNYLLNPAHPDFSSIRLVQTEPFIFDPRIKE
- the gyrA gene encoding DNA gyrase subunit A; protein product: MADETPDLETPSNIIPINIEDEMRGAYIDYSMSVIISRALPDVRDGLKPVHRRVLFGMAELGVNYNKPHKKSARIVGEVLGKYHPHGDSSVYDTMVRMAQDWSLRYPLVDGQGNFGSIDGDSPAAMRYTEARLKRIADELLTDIYKETVDFQGNFDDSLLEPTVMPAKLPNLLLNGSSGIAVGMATNMAPHNLTEVVDGILAYLENYDITVEELMQFVKAPDFPTGATIYGMEGVKSAFLTGRGRVVMRAHATIEENRGKTQIIVTDVPYMVNKAVMLEKTAELINDKKIEGITAFRDESDRDGLRVVYDLRKDAIPNVVLNNLYKHTALQSSFSINNVALVKGRPMMLNLKDMMKYYVEHRFEVITRRTQYELREAEKRAHILEGLLIALDNIDAVIDLIRSSRDPEIARTGLMARFSLSDLQAKAILEMRLQRLTGLERDKLQAEYDELMKEIADLKEILASEERKRQVIREELTDIRARYGDERRTEINALGDGNISDLSLIADEDMVITISHEGYIKRTPTTEYRSQGRGGVGAKAAASKEEDFTEHLFTATMHNTLLAFTQKGRLYWLPVYELPEGSRLSKGRPLANFINIESDDKVRAVINVTDLKNEDYINNNYIVMCTRNGTIKKTMLEAYSRPRQNGIIAITIDEDDQLLGVCMTNGDNDIVIASSAGKAVRFHESRVRPMGRTAAGVRGISLDEEDATDHVVGMVCISSADAQLLVVSQNGYGKRSDIEEYRITNRGAKGVGTLKVTEKVGRLVAVLDVADTDDLMIINKSGIAIRTPVEAISVIGRNTQGVRLIKLNEGDEISSVTKIKREEGEELIAAEPEPAVVD
- a CDS encoding phosphoenolpyruvate carboxykinase (ATP), producing MGKYLAFGLTLETCLDFTGVLQESTAETDVFIQEAPLHQRANRPTRIQRRGVRARLGLTSSGILLNWAGIGRFKIAAGNTITYQNEGADAGTLRLFLLSEVIGLVLYQRGLFLLHGSAVQVGHDAAVYLGIPGAGKSTTAAAFGKAGHTVLTDDLVAIQLIDNNPFVVPAFGQYKIWKNTVDGLAFDESVLEPSFEGATKYLVNQPLATFPRNPVPLRSITLLYPQNSRKRSEPIRPLLAPVELLKHFPLPIQLLTGTYLQTHFQQALRIAQVAAINQLKRPNGFDALERFVQTFQ
- the parS gene encoding type II RES/Xre toxin-antitoxin system antitoxin; the protein is MILSDRISLVFLALKGVPATRFFEIADLTGYKREHLAEVFDTSLKTFQRYEREKKSLNPQDSEKVLKIMALFQTGESVFGTADSFRRWMDKPAYGLGNQIPFDLLHTSGGIDLVMDELTRIEYGDLA